The Candidatus Zixiibacteriota bacterium genome contains the following window.
GTAACCTGTATGTCACCGTGAATATTCTTGATGGCAAGCCGTTTGAAGTATTCGCGCAAATAGGCAAATCGGGTTATTCGACGATGGCCGATACTGAGGCGATTTGTCGCTTGATATCATTGGGATTGCGATCCGGGATTCCGGTGGATAGAATCGTCAATCAGTTAAAAGGCATCGGCGGAGCGTCGCCGGTATTTGGCAACGGCGGATTAATATCGTCAATTCCCGACGCGATCGCGATCGTTTTGCATAAGAATTTTGGAAACGGCAAGTCTATCGAGCACAACACGACTGATCTGGGAACGGAATTTTGTCCCGATTGCGGAATGCGGATTGAGCACGAGTCGGGCTGCCTCGTATGTCATAGTTGCGGTTATTCAAAATGTTAATTATATTGCCCGACAGATATTAATCTTTGCCGGGTAGGTATTTTATGTCATCTCAATATATTCCGTCCGGTCGGACATCGATCGTGAAACGGGGTGAGGCTGAATTTCAGCTTCAAACCGAGTGCGCCATTATACCTCATCCGCGTGTCACGACGACGATTTTTTCCAAAGGTCAGGTGTTGCATAAGATTGAGCGAACAATTGATAAGGAAGTAACTTCGATTGAGGAGATGCACGAGGTTGAGGATATAATCAAGGCTCAGCATCTGGAAGTATCCAAGATCCTCAGGGAAGAAGGCCTGCCGTCGCAACCGGCCAGCCGATTCGGTCAGGCCGATAAAAAAATCAGGTCAGATCAAATTCGGGATTTGCCCTCTGTCGAAAAGGTATATCTCGTGACGGGGGAAGGAAAGCTGGTAGGCAATCGCAAGGTAACGAAAGAATTTAAGAAGATGTTCAAACATGTCTTGCGGGAATTACCCAATATGATTGGTGTTTTCGCCGAATTGCCGGGACATGGGCACAATCGGGAGGAAGGGATTTATGAGATTGAACTGGGTCGGATTCTACTGGCGTCGACCGGGGTTGAGTTTTTCCTGATTTTGCTAAAGCCCGAAACGCCCTACGATATAATCGCTCCGCAAATCAGCGGTATTTTAAACCTATAAAAAAAAGAGAGAGACATGCTTTGAAAAAACTCCTCAATCCACACGGTAAAGGGTTTTTACAGCCACCCCGGTATTTTGCTTTCGCTACCGCCCATGATAGACGGGTCACGGCGTACGCGCAACCAAATAGAGACAACCTTCATTAAGGAAGTGTTAGAGATTTTTCAAATTTATCTCTCTCAGTATTAAAGTTACGCATCAAAAAACTTAATGCAACAACTTTTTTTGGATAATATTTATTTGGCTTTATTTAGGCGTCGATAATTGTTATACTAAAGTTCTACTTGAAGAGGCGTTAACGCCGGAAAGATGGTGAAACTTTGGTTTTTTCGACCGGTATTGACATTGTGGAAATCAAACGAATCGGAAGGATTTATGATCGCTATCGTGATAAGTTCCTGAAAAGATTATATACGGAAGAAGAAATCGAAATACTGCGAAGGCGGCCCGCGGTCATGCTATCTGCTATGGCCGGGAAATTCGCGGCCAAAGAAGCGGTTATGAAAGCCCTGGGAGTTATTTTTAACAAGGGTGTTTATTTGAGAGATATTGAAATTTTGAATCAACCGTCGGGCATGCCGTATGTCCGTTTGCCGAAAAGGTTGCATGAAGGTCTTTCGGGCAAACAAATATTGATTTCTATAACTCATGAAAGCAGTTACGCCGCGGCCGTCGCGATAGTAAGCGGGGAGTAGATTGTCGTATGAATCCGATGAGTCAACATTTGCATAGAAAGAAAAAATGTTGAAAAAACTGATATGTCTTTTTATCTTTGGCGCTTTGATTTTCAGCTCTACCTCTCGGGCGGAATTTTCATCGGATAATATAAGCCTTGGTTTTGTCGGCGGCTTTAATATCGCCAATGTTGCCGGGCATGCAGAAGAAACCAAATCCAAAACCGGACTATGTTTCGGCGGTTATATCAATTACGCGCAGAACCGGTATTTATCTTATCAATTGGAATTAATCTTAAACGGCAAAGGTTACAAAATTACGGACGAACCGTACTATGATACGGCCAATGATTTCCGCGGGTATCGTGACCTGACTTACACTTTCACTTATATTGAAATTCCGGTTTTAACCAAATTGACATTTTTAGGCGGCGAAAAGGCTTCGCTGTTTCTGGCGGGCGGCGGATTTTTCGGAATGATATTGAATTCGAAGATACGGGTGGAAAACGCAGAATTGGCTTTGGATCTTGACATGGAGAATGCTAAAGGAGCTGACCTGGGTTATGTTATCGGAGGCGGGTTAAACTTACGAGCCGGGGAATCCGGTTGGGTTTTCGTTGAAACAAGATACGAGGCGAGTTTTGTCGGTCCCATTCAGGGTGAAGATCAAAAAAGCCGGATAATCAGTGTGCGTTTCGGATATTGGTTTTAGAAATAAAAAAGACGGGTCGTAAGTCCGCCTTGCTTGTTATCTCATTTTTATAACATCTTAAAGACAAATCCTATCCCAAGAGTTTCTTTGAAGCGTCCTTTTTTGCTCACTTCCTTATCGTAAAGTACCTGGGTATAAAAATTTACTGAGATGATTTTAGTAATCGAAGCCGTGACTATATTTTCCCAGTTGATGTCAACGGCTTTCCAATAATCTTCAAATTCAGTTCCGGCGACTTTGTCTTTTTCGGAAAAGACGAGAGCTTTATAGAGTGTAAGTTTGCCCGTGTAATACAGGCTTTCTCCGAACGATAACTTGACATCGGTAACCGATTCGAGACCGCCGTCGGTTAAAGTCGAATCGGTCGTTTCAAGAGTCAATGAATCGATGATGACATTTTTTGTTATCTGGCGAAAAGCAACACCGAGACGGCTGATAATCTCATTTTTTTCCCCTTCGGCGTATAGTTTTCGAGCGATACCGACCGATTCGGTCAGTTTAATGGGCGTGAAATATCGTTTTTTTGCTTC
Protein-coding sequences here:
- a CDS encoding DUF3078 domain-containing protein, coding for MACRIYSMILFLAIALTSSGVFAQDEDPARWKTSMVLDITTTQTAYSDSWTGGESGSLSWVSNLNGSAEKQLSLSFNLKSRLKLSFGQTLTQDTNKVWTKPRKSTDLIDWENVGRVTKNWFVDPYLAFRLESQFLDASFEAKKRYFTPIKLTESVGIARKLYAEGEKNEIISRLGVAFRQITKNVIIDSLTLETTDSTLTDGGLESVTDVKLSFGESLYYTGKLTLYKALVFSEKDKVAGTEFEDYWKAVDINWENIVTASITKIISVNFYTQVLYDKEVSKKGRFKETLGIGFVFKML
- the acpS gene encoding holo-ACP synthase, whose translation is MVFSTGIDIVEIKRIGRIYDRYRDKFLKRLYTEEEIEILRRRPAVMLSAMAGKFAAKEAVMKALGVIFNKGVYLRDIEILNQPSGMPYVRLPKRLHEGLSGKQILISITHESSYAAAVAIVSGE
- a CDS encoding porin family protein; translated protein: MLKKLICLFIFGALIFSSTSRAEFSSDNISLGFVGGFNIANVAGHAEETKSKTGLCFGGYINYAQNRYLSYQLELILNGKGYKITDEPYYDTANDFRGYRDLTYTFTYIEIPVLTKLTFLGGEKASLFLAGGGFFGMILNSKIRVENAELALDLDMENAKGADLGYVIGGGLNLRAGESGWVFVETRYEASFVGPIQGEDQKSRIISVRFGYWF